In Sceloporus undulatus isolate JIND9_A2432 ecotype Alabama chromosome 7, SceUnd_v1.1, whole genome shotgun sequence, one DNA window encodes the following:
- the LOC121937198 gene encoding basic phospholipase A2 PLA-B-like — MRRLLLVFVLGAGVFSIIHSSLLNFKVMIERLTHKNALIYFSGYGCYCGKGGRGKPRDKTDICCYLHDCCYEGLHEVNCHPYTDHYRYLIINSDIFCQYRNRSLCSRLACECDRRATLCFQRQAKTYSKKFLHYPAILCKEPTPKCPKKKQEQSKASNKVQKPSPGNAGGNQAVKKPGSLLELG, encoded by the exons ATGAGACGACTCCTCCTGGTTTTTGTCCTAGGAGCAGGCG TGTTCTCCATCATCCACAGCAGCCTCCTCAATTTCAAGGTGATGATCGAAAGGTTGACTCACAAGAATGCCCTCATCTATTTCAGCGGCTACGGATGCTACTGCGGAAAAGGCGGACGCGGGAAGCCAAGAGACAAGACCGATAT TTGCTGCTACCTGCATGACTGCTGCTACGAAGGCTTGCACGAAGTGAACTGCCATCCGTACACCGATCACTACAGATACCTGATCATCAATTCTGACATTTTTTGCC AGTACAGAAACAGAAGCCTGTGCTCCAGACTGGCCTGCGAATGCGACCGGCGAGCCACGCTGTGTTTCCAAAGGCAAGCCAAAACGTACAGCAAAAAGTTCCTCCACTACCCCGCCATCTTGTGCAAGGAACCGACCCCGAAGTGccccaaaaagaaacaggagcaGAGCAAGGCCTCCAACAAAGTGCAGAAACCGAGTCCAGGAAACGCTGGAGGCAACCAAGCCGTAAAGAAACCGGGGAGCCTCCTGGAGCTGGGATGA